The segment ATTGAGCTGAAAAAAAGCCTCCACCTCTGCCTTGATGCTCTCTGGAAGGGTGTTCAGCTCTCCTGCCAGAACAGCACACAGGCAAATGCGACCATCTTCATGCACCACATTGCGGTATCCCACCAGATAGCTTTCGAGGAGGGCTGGCGCTGGGATGTCCTGGGCCTGAAGGTGCGAGAGCAAATGTTGCAACCTTTGGCGGTATCGGCGCACCAGTGCCACCCCAAGATCGATCTTGCCAGGAAAATGGTAGTGAATGCTGGCATTCTTGATGCCGAGGGTCTGGCTGATGTTGGCGTAACTGAAGCCATTGAAGCCACGTTCCTGCACCAAATGCTGGGCGACATCCAGAATTCGGTTGTAGGTGTCGGCTTTCTCTGACATACAGAGAGTGTATACCTACTCATAGGTAGGTGTCAAGATCTGCTGTAGGTTGAGGTCATTCCCTTTTTGTGATCTTCAAGATGTAAAATCCGCTTCCATCCCCAGAGTCACCGCCGGATGACCTGACAGGTGCACCGGGCAAGGCAGGTTTCTTTTCCACGTTCATCCCTGAGCACGATGTTCCAGACCAGGGTGGTGCGTCCACGGTAGGTGAGGGTGGCTTCTGCGGTGACCTCGCCTGCGGTGACGCCCCGGATGTGGGTGGCGTTGATGTCCACCCCGACGGCCACCTGTGTGCTGACATCGAGGTTCAACCATGAGCCGACACTGGCGAGTTCTTCGGCCAGAGCGATGCTGGCTCCGCCGTGCAGCCTGCCTGCGGGTTGCCGGTTCCCTTCCACGGGCATGGTGGCCAGGATGCGCCCGGGGGTGGCGTGGGTGATCTGGATG is part of the Deinococcus misasensis DSM 22328 genome and harbors:
- a CDS encoding TetR/AcrR family transcriptional regulator — translated: MSEKADTYNRILDVAQHLVQERGFNGFSYANISQTLGIKNASIHYHFPGKIDLGVALVRRYRQRLQHLLSHLQAQDIPAPALLESYLVGYRNVVHEDGRICLCAVLAGELNTLPESIKAEVEAFFQLNQDWLTKVIQDGMMKGQLKSSGSPDHAAEVFLATLEGGMLLSRSYADMGRFEQIGRRAIHLMLV
- a CDS encoding PaaI family thioesterase, yielding MTLTFPTPQEIQSLSPEELASKLNGIPGTLGSKLGIQITHATPGRILATMPVEGNRQPAGRLHGGASIALAEELASVGSWLNLDVSTQVAVGVDINATHIRGVTAGEVTAEATLTYRGRTTLVWNIVLRDERGKETCLARCTCQVIRR